The Melanotaenia boesemani isolate fMelBoe1 chromosome 3, fMelBoe1.pri, whole genome shotgun sequence genome contains the following window.
CCAAAGCCAAGGTACAACATATGCTCATTTAATGAAGATAGCCTGCCTCAAATTACTATTATTGCCAGAGTAATTGTACCTCTGCTGAAACTCGGCAGAAGCAGGTTTCTTGCCCCAGTTCACCAGCTCTCTGAGTAAGGCTTTGCTCAGCTGACTgctgttgtctttctttttactgatctctgaataaaaagagaataagTGTAGATTTACCTCAAATTTTCTCTGAGGTATGCAGATGTGATATggaaatttagtttttatctatttttacagtaaatgtgtaCTGTATAATGACAAAATAGCATTCAAATTAGAAATAACTTGACACTTTACACATACAGATGTTACTGAGGCAGAGTATAGAAacttaaaaatcttttattagGGGTGGTCATCTCACCCTGGTTTATGTTTGActgatccagctgcagtttccTGGTGATGTTCTGCAAATGGGAATAGTAGTTTTGGACCAGTTCTATTAGAGAGTCTTTGGTTACGTAGACactttctgctgctgcctctATCAACTGGACctaaatgaaaaaaggaagaataaagaaaaacataaactgtTATAATCACCAATATGCTGCAACATTCAAAGAAAGATTAATTTAATCCACTCAAAAATATAACTTTAGCCAAATTCCTACTTTCAAGTTATCATCCTGttcagaaaaagccttcgactgTGTGGATGCAGCCTCCATCCTCTGCTGGATGGCGTGGCTGAGGGCGTTGCCCAGCACCAGTTGTGCATGGCTCTGTAGAAGCTCAGCAGCTGTTTCCAGCTCAGACAAGAACTCCTGCTGGAGGTTATTCCCCAACAGCTGGCTTTCTGGGTCCAGATGTCTCTCTGCCAGGCTGACACTGCTATTCTGTTTAGAGACAATTATGGTGCTTAATGGGACGTGATATCCTCACAGTTGTAATCTACTAGAAGAAAAGCTTCAAAGATGTCAGTAGTAATTGTTTTTATATGGACAAAGGGTTCTTAAAGTCAACAGACTAttgaatttctgaatttataTATTTCTCACCTTAAGAGCTGAATTAACACATGgttggtttttactgggatccTCCCATAGCAAAGCTCTGAAATCCGTCTGAGAGAGTACTTTCAGCTTGGACAGCCTCATCTCCTTCAGTATGTGGAGACAAAAGTGTCTGACCACAAAGCACCTCTGCACCACCACCAAAAGATGCTCATGTTTCCTTTCTATGAGCCTTCCTATTTGGCTGAAAGACAATTTAAATTCTATTATTTTCTGGTGCAATAGCTCTGAAAATGTATGTAGATGTTATGTAAGCAGATATGGTGGCATGGAAGGTGATTGTGTTTGAAATCTACTGTTAGTGCAATTAAAGCTTCATTTATGCATaataaagaaagagagataTTGCCTGTTTTTTACCTGGTCAGTGAGTAGCTCTGTCTGGCCACTATATCCTGGAGGATCTTCATCTGTTGTTCACCCAGATGTTTCAGACAAGCCTGTACCAGAGCAGTCTCTTCACTCCACACCTATGAAGAGAAGTTTAGttagaaacaataaaaagaaaaaaacaacaacttcaaatcaaaaacatggaaatgtagttaaaattaaatagaaaattaaaaagattcCAGCTGTCAAGCATCACGAAATAAGTTGATGCTTAGGTCACCTCATGGTGTCTACCTGTCTATCTTTATCCAAGTCAACCCTAATGTCCTCCAGCTGTTGTTTGGTAGTGCACTCCACCTGCTGCAGCTGAGCTCCCAGCTCCTGCTCCAGATCCAGCCACAGTTTCTCACAGCATTCAGCTGTGAGCTTTGTCTGGGCAGGAACAGAAGTGAAAAAGATGTCTTTGGCTAGTTCCCCGAACCTCTTTGACCAGTGGCTACGAAGTTTCTGAAGGCAcaggattttattttcaaatagcTCACATATACAGCACAAATACACAGAAGTGTTTGCAAAAATAAGCAAGGTAGCATGTCATTTCTTACCTTCCACAGGTCACAGAGGGCCTCAGCAACATCgttgtcctgctgcagctctAATGCAGAAATCTGCTGCCTGTGTTTTATCAGTAACTCCTGGTACACCTGGAGGGGAGATTAGTTCAAATTTATAAACCTGTAGATTTACATGCTTCTTTTATCAAacataaaagtaactaatatgaataaaactgagaACAGAGATGAGATTCAAGGACAAACGGATAATTATATCACAGGACAGTCTCACAGCAGCTTCATCTCATTTCAACAGTAAATCTCTGATGCAAATATTGACGTAAAGGTAAGAAAATTATTCTGACTGTGGTGAGTGCCTGCAGGTCAGTGTGAGTCTGTCTCATTTCCAGGGCTCGACTCTTCTCCTTCATCTGACTCCTCTGAAGCTTCCTCCTCTTGGCCTCTTTTTTGCTGCATTTCTCGTTAACCAGCTCCTTTGTCTTCCTTGTGCACTCTGGAACACAAAAGTAAACGCTGAGGATGCTACAAGCGCAATGTCTTGTAAAAATTACGCTTCAATTGAACAATTTGCAAAAGATGCATAGCTGTTACATCTAAAGAGACTACCTGCATCTGTCATAGATCTGTCCTCTACAGTCAATAAACATAAGAGCAAAATAAGATTCACTTTGATATGAACTttcataaacaaatgttttatttaaactctgtGGTCATGTCTTTGATTACACATTAGGCCAGCTGAAAAGCTGCATGAGTCTGAAACACATTAATAGACATGATACTATTCTGTGCTGTCCTGAAAGAACTTGGCCTTATTTAATGAGCTAACAAGGATTTTCAGAAAATGGTCCATATTAAGAGTTTGTCTTAAAAGTTTGAAAAGTAGGTTAGATGTTAACTATTGCTAGTTTTTGTTAGAAACAAGGCAATTATAATTAAACATCTACTTTTTCTCTTTGGTATTTCATTGAACCACAAAAAGCTTTTCATGAAACTGACATCTCCCATTGTCGTAGGCTGAAGCATTTTCAGCTTATCCATCTTACCCTCAGTGCACTGTTGAAGGCCTTCGGTCAGAGTGGCCTGAATGTCTGATAATATCCTTTCCATATGGCAAAATTTTAAGATGTCATCACTAGTCAGCTGTTCCAATGTTGTGGTGATCAAGCCTTGTCTCAGAGTCACTTCCCTGTTTAGTATGGCAGGCTGGGACTGAACAAACCCGGTCAACTCCTCCCACCACAACAACTTCTCCTGCGTTCTCTAAGAAATGGGAAAGAACATATTCAGAGTCACGTGTCCAATAAAAAGTCAGCTGAGGTCCACAAATGATGACATAAGTTGTAAGAGTGAATGTGAACGGCCTGCCACCCAGTAAGTGTTACTTTTACCTGCAGATCAGCTTCCTGTAACTTCATCAGGTTGTTCTCTACTAACAGGAGTGTCTGAATGAGAGAGATAATTATATTCTGTGCTTCATCTGGAGGGAAAATGCTGGTCTTCTTCAGGAGGAGCTGACACAAATCCTCTGCCTGCCTGCTGAAACTTTTGGACTACAAACAGACATGAATGTGAGTCATCCCTCTCCAAGAAGGCAAAGTTGGATAATAGAGTTAAAATACTTGCTAAacaattttctttctctttaccATTTGAAGATTGCGCTCAAGGAGATCTTTCTGAGCTCTTTCAATCTCTTCCAGAGAACATGGAGTATCATGACTCTTCTCATTGACCGTCTGGGCTGCTGGCAGCTGCTTCCTTAACTCATCCAGttccttaaataaaaaatgacagtgTATAATTTTCTTAAGGCTATTTTTTcctattaaatgaaaaaaaactgggaaatgcaattaaatgagTAATGCCAGTGCTGTATATCTGTCAACCTCTTCTTGTGTCTGAAGAAGGTTCTTGGTGAAGTCTgcatcatttttgtcttttgggAACCGACAGCTGAATATTATTTTCACCATCTGTAGAAAAATCTagaaacaaatcagaaaatggttaaaaaaaatgtatgcttTAAGGAAAATAGTGCATATCATCCCGATATGGAgaacctgataaaaaaaatgactaaatctcACCAGATATTTTTCTTCCTGAAGCTGAGAGCTGTGATGTTGTATATCCTGCAGGGCCAAACAGTAAAGACTGATCCTGCCCTCAAAACTGAGGAGATAAGAGACTGGTTATGTGCACATTCGTGATATGAGGTTAAATCTTTGCATTTATAGGGCACAGGATCCTACCCTGTTTGTGTTAGTGTGTGGGGGTAGTGGGAGACCCTGGTGAAACTCTGGTTCTGCAGGCTCTTGGGGATCAGTGAGGTGGAGATAAACTGACTGCTGTCATCGTTGTCCTGCTCTTGGCTCAGGGACTCCCCATCCACAGAGGAAGATGAATCCTCATTAGGCATTGCTGGCAACTTTGAGTGCTCATGCAGTGATGGGTTGGACGCGCCATCTGCTAAAGGCTGACATgtttatcaaaagaaaaaaggtctACCATCAAAATCCACTCATAGAACTGCCATACAATTAGCCTACATGGGCATAACAGTGATTAACATAGACAGAATCTACAGAATGACTTAAGACTACGTGATGCTGCAGTATCTCTTAACCCCTCTGTCCTCACCACTTTTTATAGAGGCACCATCCAGAGCACGCTAACAAGCAGCATCTCTTTGTGGTATGAGAGCAGCAGTGTCTCAGACAAAAAGGCACCAGAGAAAGTGGTGAGGGCAGCTGAGAAACTCACTGGGGTCTCACTGCCACCTGTGGGTGAATTAGCCCAACAACACTGCCTGTCAAAGGCAAACAGAATCTTCAAACACTCCACACACCGTTGTAACAGACTTTTCTCCTTCTTACCTTCAGGAAAAATATATTAGCCTGAAGTTTTTACCCAACAACCATCAGACTGCTAAAACCTCTCTGCACATGTAggtgtgcatgtttgtttgtatatgtgcgtatatgtatgtgtatatgtctataaaaaatgtgtgtgcatgtgtgtgtatgcatgcatttttagttatttattcaaCAGTTATTTATTCTGTGTACGCCATACACAGAATTTCATTCTACAAATGCATCTGATGTTCTTGACTTTATTATGCATCTGATGTTCTTGACTTTATTTTGACGATGTTCTGATTCTGTGTAGCCTCAGAATAAGCCTGGTCAGTTGTGTCCGTGGGAGGTGCTCATCTCAGCTACATGCTGGAAATGAGGTGGACTTACTCTGTACTTTTGGTTGATGGGGTAAACCACCTTCGCTCTGGATGCAAATGCAGCCACATCACTGTTCATGGGTGGCTGCTTCTTCTCCTAGTCAATCATTGGcagattaaacaaaaaagttagTGAGAAGTTGATTGGTGGGGGGAAAAAGCTTTTGGGGATTTTTCTTTAGTTGTAACTTTATCATCAGTTAAGCTGTTCTTTTACACACGAAGCTTTCCCAAGTAACCGACTGCGACCCTATTCATACACGTTGATGAGTAATAACATCCCACACTGTTTGTAAGTGACATAGAGTAATACTTTGTCATTAGTGGTGCCACTTGGAGCCTCTTTTCTGCTgttgctgacacagtcacttcGGTTGTTGTCAACTTCCCCATCATCAGGTTCCAGCAGCCTCCTCGCGTTATAACCCTAACAGGACAGGAAAATACAAAgtcaaaaatacaaagaaagtgACTTGGATCTACAGGCGAGATCTTCCGTGTGTTATGTTCTTACTTGTCTCGTCAGTAATAACGGCTTAAGGCAGAATAAAAACAGGAGAGCAGCAGCTAATATTCCCAACAGCCCTCCACACACCGTCGCCACGGTCAGCAGTCCCGAGTAGATATGAAGGGACTCGGCGAAACTGACCAAAACATCGGTGCTGCATTCCGCTGCTACTTCCCCCGCTGTCATTTCTCTCAAACTTCCaagttggagaaaaaaaaacaggatgttagCATTTTACTTGTTAATCTCACCAATAACGGTTAACATCTTCAGGGAGGCTGAAATTCATGTCCTCGAACTTTTCATGCAGAGGTTTTCCTGATACCATAGGCTTCTTTAAacgttttcttttaatgtgttttaacgCGTTAGTTTGAGTTCTTGCAAAATCCTATCGcaacataaaaacaggaaacttttCCAAAACGTCATAGTGTTTGTAGCCTAAGCTTTGGCCAATTCTGAAAAACCGAGCTGAGTCAAGACAACAAAGGTCAAGCCAATTATACCGGAAATTAAATGTAGATTTTCAGTATTAAACCACAATTAATCATTGACGTTAAATAATAACTGCTTATAATTACTGGAACTCAGATACAGCCAGTGAATGCGAATAACAGTGGTTTTGTCTTAAACTTTTTATATGTTTGCAAGTATTTTTGATCCCTAATAGCCAACAGACGCACGCCTATATACTTAATGTGAAAAGTTTAAACGGAAGCTAAATAGTGTATTTGATTTACTTGACACTCCTTGAAGGAGTAGCCCGCCCCGTTGTCCCGTTCTTTCCAACTTTTGAAGACTTTTTCCCAAAGCTGTACAGCTATGGCTATTTTGACATTTGTGTACCTGTAAACAGCGTTTATGGTTTGTTCTTCAATACTAGCATTCAAAAAAGATGTTTTCGTGCGCAAGAAAGGCTACTACAGCTGATGTTTCTGAAGAAAAGCTAAGGAAATGTTTTCACGATTTTAACTGTGGTACCATGCAGAATCGGTGCAGTCAGTTAGCTAGCGGCTGTCCTTTCTGGTAGGACTCCAGCTTACTAATGTTTCGGACACACTTTATCGTGGACAGACTCGCGACATGGTCATTTTTCTTGAATATCcgagttttgtgttttttccctgcctttttgtatttttgtgtctgCCGTGATGTGACATTGCGCGCTGGTGTCCAGGAGGACAGCGCTGGACACGATCCTTTTAATAACGGTACCTCTCTGGGTACATCATGGCACACACCCCCACCTCTTTACTCAGGGAAACATGGAGTAAGTAGCGCATTTACACAACTCAGAAGTATCTTAACTTTTTAGTCATCTCTCTGTTGGTGAAGGGGGGATTTGTAGGTGTGTTATTACAGCTACACACCGCATCTTCCTTTGTATGTTTTTTGAAAAGGTGAGATAGGTTGTTGATGTAATTTTCCCCTGAACCTTAGAGTAACAAGTAGGGCTTTGAAATAATTGATATTGCTTTGGCTTCCACCTCAAAGCAATAAAGTCGCTGgctactccggcttcctcccatcctccaaagacatgcatgttaggttaattggtcattcCAAGTTTTCCCTAGGAATGAATGTGaacatgagtggttgtttgtctgtctgttagccctgcgatggactggcgacctgtccagggtgtacctgcctctcacctgcaactggctgggttaggctccagcttcccaaGGTTGGACTAGGCGGTATAGaaagtgggtggatggatggaaatgtcCATTAATGAATGTCCTTTTTTCCTCCAACAGGGCTTTTGCACTGTCCATGCGATGCAGCATAAACCAGAAGGGAAATCAGCAGACTTGACATTGCTCAGGATTGATGGTTTGATCTTTCCCTGAATACTATCTGAACATCTACTCACCACTTATCTGAAGTTTTATAAGAAACACGTACAACTCCAAATCAGAAAGAGTTGAGAAAGTGTGGTTTTGCATGGGCTTGGAGTATTGCTTTAAGATCTCAATCTTAAAGCAATACTCCATTAGGCAAAAAAACTTTTGCCACGGGCTCTGATACAACCCCATACTATCACAGAGCCTGGTAATACAGTGCTGATTATCCTTTTAACCATGTGTCTGGAGTACACTACGGAGAATACTGATCGAAAACTGACCACAATATGTGTTTCTTTTGTATGATGGTCCATTGCAGATGCCTCTGAGCCCAGAGGAGCCAATGTCAACTCTGGACAACACAAggcatttaattttttactgtaaaatctTAAATGACTTTTCTTAACATAACTGCAAAGAGGTCGTACAGTAACCCCTTGTTAATGTGGTTATATTAGCTATCATTCAATGTCGGTTCTGATTCAGTGTTGTCTGATGGATGAAAGATCATGGGGGTTCTAGCTTAGGCTTGTGCCTTTTCTATTTACATGTCGAAATATCCCAAGATACCTTACATGCTTTAATAATATTATGCAGAAATAGTAACGTAAATTTGCAAATTTCCCTTCCAATCAACAATTTGagttatatagcacttttctcaGATGTTACGCAGCATTACCTAAAATTAGAACGAAGTAAAAAACTCTGGATAGCTCAGCTGGCACATGCAGGAGACCTGAGTTTGAACTGGGGACGGATATTAATACCTTTCAGTTGGGTCCCCTAATTACTGCCTAAtcaccttcagatgtaagtgGCTTAAGCGTATGCTAAATGACAGAAGAATACTTTTTAAGATCTACAAATgcgtactttttttttatgtgttgcatTAGTAATTTCCTCAGTTACTTCAGTTAAAATTTTGGTCTGAgagtagtttttgtttttttattgaatttatcTGATCTGTTGTTGAATATTTTCTCCAGAATTTTGGAAAATTGTGAAAGTAAAGTCACTGGTCTACAGTTTGTGAAGTGGTGTTTATCTTCAGTTTTATAAAGGAGCATAACTttggctgttttcattttgtttggaaTGATTCCAGATGTATGTCAGTGATTCACAGATCCCTTCAATGGCACTTTTAACCATTTTCATATCTATTCCATTACAGCCAATAGATGTCTTagctttgtatttatttacaatgtCTATGATTTCCTTTTCATTGACTGCTGTGAGGAACATTGAGCTGGGATTCCTCTCTATTATATTATTCCAATCCTCAGTGATGGCTCATGGATTTGCTCTGCCAAGTTTGGTcccacatttacaaaaaaaaaacttattgaaGCTGTTGActatattattcatattatcttttatgaataaaatatggaGGGTAACTTTGTGATTTAGATCCATTTTagtaattcatttaattcaCCCCATATTCCTTTGTTCCTGTTATTTTTTAGTACTTCGGTATAGTATTTCTTCCTGCATGCCCGTATGATatcatttaacttatttttatattttatatatttattttcggCATCTTCAGTTCTCTGTTTCATGAAGTAAAATTAGTAAAGTCAGTTAACATTgggaaagtaaataaaagtatGTTTTAAGAAGAGATTTAAAAGAAGACACTGACTCTGCTGACCTGATCTCTCTAGGCAGTTTTTTTGCAGAGTTTAGGAGTTTTGACTGCAAATGCTCTAAGCCCTCTGATCTTAAAACCATGTGTCTGGAAAAAGTACAAGACACGTGTTTCCTCTGCCAGAGGATCTCAGTCTTTATACAGACTGATAAGGTTCTaaaaggtcagataaataagaatgTCCAAAGCCACTAGTGCAGGTGGTGGTGTTCAACGGTTTTTTCTTGGTTCTCGTTAAAAGTGTAGCAGCTGAGGTCTTTCTCATCTGGAGCTGATTAATGGAGAATATATAAGCATGTTAAATGGTCTCAGAGTCtttaatagatagatcaaattTCGAAAGAATTCTTAGCCAATTAAGACGCCCCTGCACAGGTTTCGTGATTCACTGTTAAAAACAACCAACGTTTGGAGTTCTTGCAGGAAACCAGCAAATGGTAACAAGTGTTTGGTCATTTGCTGTGGACAAATTAGTTCTGAGACATCCAGATGATAACTGCCTGAAAGGAGTCTCAGCCCACCAAGATCAGATGCTCTGATAGGTTAGTGCAACTGTGTGTCATGAACATGGTAATGAAAAGAAACCCCATGTCTCTGGATAATGTGCCTTagcaaaacttgaaaaaaaCCTAAATAGATGTGATCCCAGAAAAGACCCATGTGGGCCACCATATTTTACAGGAGCGTAGCTGTTGACTGCTAGACAAAATTTTCTGTTTGACAAATAAGATATGAACCACAGTAGTGATGCACTTAAAAATTTAACCCAGCGCCTCAGTCTGTGCAAGAAGATATGATGATAGACTGTATCAAAATCTGTGCTAAGGTCCAAAAGAGCTAGGACATGGCACAGACCATCATCAGCCGCCAATCAAAGGTCTTTAGTTACCTTGAGGCCATTGCATTTTCCAGACCCTCAAAACTTTTTCTGATTAGAAGTTGTAATAGTTTAACACAGAAAAGACTGCTGTATTAAAAACTGTTGGTGTGCTTATAAATCTCTTCAGCAAGCATCTCTTTGTATTAACATTAATGATATTCCTATATGCTATTATAATCAATTCAGTCTATTAAAACAGCACCTTTTCCAAGCTGTATAAGCATCCTTTGCTTGTCCGACAGGTACAATAGAAGTCAATGGGCCCCTTATGTCTTTTGGAGAGAGCCCAGCCTCTTCTTCGGCTCCTGCTGGTCCGTGGGAACACTCTGTTTACTCTTCGTTTACCTACATGTCAAATATCTTTCACCTCAGAAATCACAGAAGCACAGTCACCAGATACAGCCCGCATCAACCTCTGCCTCAGGTGTGTGACTTTATGATGTTTAATGGAACCATTTACTTTGAAGTAAGtagtgattaaatgttttgaatgaTTCTCCAGGTTCAGAGTGCAGCACTTCCATCTTCATTTGGGGTCAGATTTCACAAGTGTGCAGAGGTACGTCAGTGTCATTGGTAGAATTCAGGcctagtttagtttagtttacttctttaaataaacatgtaaaagacTATTCATGTTTTTCCCTTTCGATCATCTGGGCACCAGGTGAAGCTTGATACCGATCCACCTCAATTGACTTTCTTCCTGCTGATCCACAACACGGGACCTGTGGGTGGCACCAACCTCTCTCAGGTGGCTATCAGGGACTCAATTTCTGGAATAATACCCTTAAAAACTGAAGGCAGAGTTATAGAAAGAGGCTACCAGACGTTTGCAATAGATTCACTGCTGGGTATGTCTCTGAGTCAGAATGTTATATATTATTCTTAATCAGTTGATGTTTCTGAATGTGACCTCAACCGATGGAAAtgtgttggttttatttctgtagcTGGATCCAAAGTTGTTGTTAATTATACCGCTAACATACAAAGTCACAAGAGTGAAGTCCTTGATCTTCCTGCTTTTCTCACCTTCTCTAACGCCTCACAGGTATGTCTTCAGTCCTCCTAACTGCCAACTTTGTTCAACCAAAAACTGGGagataagaataataagaagagCATTACGTGTCATCTTATCTAGAATAATGTTTTCTTCACTCCACAGAATGATGTCAGTATGTTTGGTCCGTTAACAGCTAATCTAACATTGAGGGTGAATTCTACTGACAGGGTAAGTTTACAGACGGTCCCTTAACTGGAAACAGATGAGCAGTATTAATTGTCATTTTTGTTGTCAAAGTATTCTCTtgtttgtggtttattgtgtttttaatgctgATTTTTTTGGGAAATTACAGATTTATCCTAACCATGGGGTTCattttgctggatttgttgctGGTTTCTTTGTGACTTTGGTGCTGATGTTGCTGGGGTTTCTGGTCTTGAACGTGACAGGTCCCAGGACAAGACTGGGCCTTCTCCAGCAGAAGGTATTACCAtttcaaaaatgttttactcCTTTTCACCGTGGTGCTAATCTACAACtattagtgtaaaaaaaaaaaaaaaaaaaaacattttatctgttaattttgtcttctttttattgcattaatgtcagtctgttttCTCAGTCATtcaagtagatttttttttgctgcttcaGAGAATTAGAGGGGATTCAGACCCTGAGTATGCAGACTGCAGCATGAGTGAGACAGTCAAAGATCAGGCCATATTTGAAGACAAGATGGTGGACGTCATGGTACTGGAGGATCCTCAGAACATGTACCAAGCTTTGGAAAAGTGAGTGCACCAACCCAAAAATGGGTTCCTTTTTTTGATAgagcacacattttttttaaggaattacTGGGCCctagtggcctttatttaaCAGTAGATTGATAGGATAGGGATAGAATATGGATAGGGAAAGGGGGTCAGAGAGAACAGTGAACAACACGCAGCACAGGGTCCCAGTCTGGGACTCGAACCTGAGCCGGCTGCTCGGAAGAGCTCTAGCCTCTCTACGTGGGGTGGCTGCCCAACCAGTTGAGCTGAATGCTACCCAAGAGCACTACTTTTGAAAAGAACAAATGTGCAAATTATTTAGTAGCTGTACATAAATCGTTCCTCTTTCTGATTTCTACtgtgtatctgaaccaaaactGCTTACATATCACTTTAATCTTGCTTCATCTGTTTTTATCCCATAAGCCTTGAAATGTCTTCACTGCTCCATGCTACCACTAACCTGGAGGCCATCCGGATTCAGATTTACAAGGATGTGATATCGTGCTTGCTTAGCAGCCTGCGGTCAAGGGGCCAGGCTAGCCCCCAGGCCCAGCAGAGGCTGCTCAGTGTGCTTAATGGACAGCTGCTAGGCATGGAAGGGCGCCTGAAAGAGGAGCGAGGGGCACGCATGGCTGCCCTGGCTGGCCAGTGTAACCTGGAGACCAGTGAAGAAATGGAAGCAGAACATCGCAGAGAAGCTGCTGAGAAGGCCCAGGCTGAACTGCTTTGTCAAGATGCAGACCAGCAGGTACTAAGAATAAATATTGCACTT
Protein-coding sequences here:
- the LOC121637218 gene encoding ellis-van Creveld syndrome protein, encoding MTAGEVAAECSTDVLVSFAESLHIYSGLLTVATVCGGLLGILAAALLFLFCLKPLLLTRQGYNARRLLEPDDGEVDNNRSDCVSNSRKEAPSGTTNDKEKKQPPMNSDVAAFASRAKVVYPINQKYRPLADGASNPSLHEHSKLPAMPNEDSSSSVDGESLSQEQDNDDSSQFISTSLIPKSLQNQSFTRVSHYPHTLTQTGFEGRISLYCLALQDIQHHSSQLQEEKYLIFLQMVKIIFSCRFPKDKNDADFTKNLLQTQEEELDELRKQLPAAQTVNEKSHDTPCSLEEIERAQKDLLERNLQMSKSFSRQAEDLCQLLLKKTSIFPPDEAQNIIISLIQTLLLVENNLMKLQEADLQRTQEKLLWWEELTGFVQSQPAILNREVTLRQGLITTTLEQLTSDDILKFCHMERILSDIQATLTEGLQQCTEECTRKTKELVNEKCSKKEAKRRKLQRSQMKEKSRALEMRQTHTDLQALTTVYQELLIKHRQQISALELQQDNDVAEALCDLWKKLRSHWSKRFGELAKDIFFTSVPAQTKLTAECCEKLWLDLEQELGAQLQQVECTTKQQLEDIRVDLDKDRQVWSEETALVQACLKHLGEQQMKILQDIVARQSYSLTSQIGRLIERKHEHLLVVVQRCFVVRHFCLHILKEMRLSKLKVLSQTDFRALLWEDPSKNQPCVNSALKNSSVSLAERHLDPESQLLGNNLQQEFLSELETAAELLQSHAQLVLGNALSHAIQQRMEAASTQSKAFSEQDDNLKVQLIEAAAESVYVTKDSLIELVQNYYSHLQNITRKLQLDQSNINQEISKKKDNSSQLSKALLRELVNWGKKPASAEFQQRVELNKRKLLEQTELDQEMMYEELRQKKTAQDQTMEKAKTQLMEAEESFISELAALARISVHSPDPEPSGEEDNTGDQSTTILDLLAMNPALNPALNPSLTPTFVTPVRKSKRERESHLS